The Mangrovimonas cancribranchiae nucleotide sequence TAAAAGTTAAACTAGGACTTTCTCAAGAAGAGTTAGAAACACTAAATCCAGAACTAAAAGAAAGTGGCTTAAAAAATGGTATGATTTTAAAAGTGCCATACCAAGCTAGTTTGCAAGATACAAATAATACTATTGTTGAAAATCAAATAGATTTAACCGATAGTATATCTTTTGGTACAAAGCGCATAGTTTTTATGTTGCCTTTTCAGTTAAACAAAGTCGTATCAGATTCTATTGCCGATAATAAACAACAACTTGCAAAAAATCCCTTTTTAAAGACGTCTTTAGATTTCTATGAAGGCGCTTTAATTGCTTTAGACTCTTTAAAAACAATGGGACTTTCGCTTAATATTAATGTTTATGATACGAAAAACCAGTTAAGTGAAGTGATGCAAATTTTGCGTTCTGAAGATTTAGAAAATACCGATGCTGTAATTGGGCCATTAATGCCAAATAACTTAAATAAAGTAGCTTCAGAATTAAAAAGTAGCAATACACCTGTTATTTCACCAATAACCAAAAATGTACAACTTTACGAAAATGTTTTTCAATCGCGTCCTTCAGAAGATCTGTTGAGAGATAAAGTCGTAAGTTATTTTCAAAAAGACACTACATACACAAATATGATTATTATTTCCGATGCGAAACATACTAAAGTGAATAATGATTTAAAGGCCACTTTTCCTAGAGCATCGCAAGTATTTTCAAGAAAAAATAAAGAAGGAGAAGAAGCATATTTTGTGTACGACGCCGATATTACAGATAAACTAAAACCAGGGAAAAATATCGTGTTTTTAGAATCGGATAATCCTGGGTTAGTTTCTAATGTTACCAGTAAACTAAATGCTTATACAAATGTAGATGGAAAAACAATAGTATTAGCAACAACAAATATGAACAGTGCTTTTGAAAATGATAATGTTTCTAATTATCATTTATCAAACCTTAACTTTCATTTTCCTGCTTTAGCAAAATCTTACGATTCAGAAAACCACAATAGCTTTGTAAAAGCTTACGAAAAAAGATTTGGCATTACTCCTAATAAAATAGCGGTACGTGGTTTTGATATTACCATGGATGTTGTGTTACGATTAGCATCCTATGATGATTTATATGAGTCGGTTAATAATGCACCTTTAACAGAGTATGTAGAAAATAAGTTTGCTTATAAGAAGAAGCTTTTTGGCGGCTATTATAACAATACCGTTTACTTGGTAAAGTACGACGATTTAAAGGTTATAGAGGTAGAGTAAAATGACATCTAAAGTAACATACTTAGGTAGTTTAAGAACAAAAAACGAGCACTTAAAATCTGGCGAGACTTATATTACCGATGCGCCAACAGATAATAATGGTAAAGGCGAAGCTTTTTCACCAACAGATACTGTTGCAACAGGTTTAGCTAATTGTATGTTAACCGTTATGGGTATTAAAGCCAGAGACTTAAATGTTGATATATCTGGAACAACAGCAGAAGTTACAAAAACCATGGCAAGTAACCCAAGACGTATTTCTAGGATTGATATTGTGCTTACATTTCCAGAAGTTTTAAACGATAACCTTAAAAATATTCTTGAAAGGACGGCAGTAACATGTCCAGTTTATTACAGTTTACACCCAGATATAAAGAAAAACATTTCTTTTAATTGGTAGTTTATGATTAGGCTTTTAGCGTTGTGTTGTTTTTTTGTCGGGTTTTCACAGCCCAAAGAACCCGTTATTCTTTGGACTGATGCAGTAAACTTATCTTGGTCTAATTTTATAGCTCAACCCGATAGTACTTCTGGTGCTGTAGCAGTAACAGCCTCAGGAATTGTATTTTCATTTTCGGTTAATACTAATAATGATAATGTAATAGGTTTTAAAACAGAAGTGAAATCGCAATTTTACCCTAACAAATCATGGTACAAAAAAAACCAGGTCGATGCTCATGTTTTAGCACACGAACAATTGCATTTTGATATTACCGAGTTGTTTGCTAGAAAATTTAGAAAGCGTATTTCTCAGGTAAAAATCTCAAATAAAGTTAGAGATCGTTTAAATGCTATTCACGAAACTATTCTTAAAGAGCTGGCCAATTTCCAAAATCAATACGATAATGAAACTGACTATTCCAGAAATAAGGACAAACAGTTACAGTGGCAAAAAAGAGTACGTGATGAATTAAAAGAATTATCTCAGTTTAAATTAGAATAACAATCCCTTGCAGCCTGATAAAACATTTTTAATAAAATTAGCACATACAAAAATGCCTTACGGAAAATATGAAGGAAGGTACTTAATAGATCTTCCCGAGTATTACGTAGTGTGGTACCACAGCAAAGGGTTTCCTAAAGGAAAGCTTGGCGATATGTTGCAGACCGTATACGAATTAAAGGTAAATGGTTTAGAGCACTTAATTAGGAACATTCAAAAGCAATATCCTAAACTATAATATTATCGAGACTCTACGTAGTTTTTAAATTGTGTCATCCATTTTTCGGCCTGTTTTCTATAAAGTTTAGGATAAAAAATAGCTATTAACTTAGGAATAACCCAGCTTATTCTAGTGTAAGAGCCATAATACTTATAGCGAGTTTTATTCTCATTTAAAACAACAAACTCAGACGTTAAAGAATTGTCCATATGTTTGTGGTGGTAATTTGCTATAAAAGTATTAGGTAATTCGTTTTTTACAATCGTTTCCGTTAAAACCATGTCACGTTTTCCATATTTGTAATACATTTTTGAAACCGCACCAGCCTTACCAGCTTCACCACGAATTAACTCTTTTTTTACAAACCCGTCTTGATAATGTATTAAATTATCTGGATTAGCAAAAATCTTTGAAACTTCTTTCTGAGGTTTATTAATATCAATATAGCCTTCAAATGATGTCATAAAAGAAATATTTAAAAATAATTAACTGTTTAGCAAACGCTCTTCTTTAATATCACCAATATGGTAATAAGCAATGATTTTTTCAATATAATTATTTTTAACATAATACCACTCACTAACATCTAATTCAAAATCTTCTTGTGTGGCAGTATATCTTACACAAGCCTTATTCTTGTTGTAAATAGTATCGTGTATTGTAAACTTATAATTTAAAAATTTATCTTTATTATTATTAACCAATTCAAGATAGGATTGTTTGCTTTCAATAGTTCCAAATGGACTAGAATGTGTGAATTTTTTTGAAATAGGTAAATTATTTAAATCACCACATTCCCAGCAAGCAAACCATTTTTTTATTAAACTTTCTAAAGTCATATTTGCCATGTTAATCGATTGTTGATTTATGACTAAGATAATTAAATGAATTTTAATGAGTTCTGTAATTTAAATTCTAAACGTTATTTCGTCAAACAATACTTTAATAACAGTTTTAATTTTGTAAATTTGCCTGCGTTTAAAAACGCAACATGACAACAACAACTAAATACATTTTTGTTACAGGAGGAGTAACATCTTCTTTAGGAAAAGGAATCATTGCCGCCTCTTTAGCAAAATTACTTCAAGCTCAAGGATACCGTACAACAATTCAAAAATTAGATCCTTATATTAATGTCGACCCAGGGACATTAAACCCATACGAACATGGCGAATGCTATGTTACGGAAGATGGTGCAGAAACCGATCTTGATTTAGGACATTACGAACGTTTTTTAAACGTCAATACAAGTCAGGCTAATAATGTAACAACAGGTAGAATTTACCAAAGTGTTATAGAAAAAGAACGTCGCGGCGAATTTTTAGGAAAAACCGTTCAAGTTGTACCACACATTACAGATGAAATTAAAGAACGTATCCAAATCCTTGGCAAGTCTGGAGATTATGATATAGTTATTACCGAAATTGGAGGAACAGTCGGCGACATTGAGTCGTTACCCTACATAGAAGCTGTACGTCAGTTAAAATGGGATTTAGGTGACAACAATGGTATTGTTATTCATTTAACATTAGTACCTTTTTTATCTGCCGCAGGCGAATTAAAAACAAAACCAACACAGCATAGTGTAAAAACCTTAATGGAAAGCGGTGTTCAAGCCGATGTTTTAGTATGTCGTACCGAGCATGAACTGCCAGAAGATTTACGCACAAAATTAGCCTTGTTTTGTAATGTACGTGAAGAAGCGGTGATACAATCTATAGATGCTTCTACTATTTACGATGTTCCTAATTTAATGCTTAATCAAGGCTTAGATAAAGTTGTTTTAAAGAAATTGGCATTAAATAGCTCTAAACCAGATTTAACACAATGGAATCAGTTTTTGCAACGTCATAAAAATCCTAAAGCAGAAATAACCATTGGTTTAATAGGAAAATATGTCGAGCTTCAAGATTCTTATAAATCTATTTTAGAAGCTTTTATTCATGCAGGAGCAGAAAATGAAGTGAAAGTAAATGTAGAAGCTATTCATTCTGAGCATCTCGATACCAAAAGTGTAAAGGAAAAACTAGCACATTTAAACGGTGTACTAGTCGCGCCAGGTTTTGGGGAGCGCGGTATTGAAGGTAAAATAGAAGCTGTGCGATATGTACGCGAACACAACATTCCATTTTTTGGTATTTGTCTTGGTATGCAAATGGCAGTTATAGAATACGCTAGAAATGTATTAAAATTACAAGATGCTAATTCAACCGAAATGGATCCTGATACGTCTCATCCTGTCATTAATTTAATGGAAGAACAAAAACATGTAGAAGACAAAGGAGGAACCATGCGTTTAGGTGCATGGGCATGTCAATTAAAAGAAAACTCGATAGTTAAAGCTGTTTATAACCAAGATACAATAACAGAAAGACACCGTCATAGATTTGAATTTAATAATGCGTATCGCGAGCAAATAGAAGCAGCAGGTATGGTACCAACAGGAGTAAACCCAGATACCGGTTTGGTTGAAGTGGTAGAAATACCATCTCATCCTTGGTTTGTAGGTGTGCAATATCATCCAGAATATAAAAGTACGGTTGCCAATCCGCATCCATTATTTGTGGCATTTGTAAAAGCGGCATCAGAGCATAAAACAAAATAAAATATGTGTCAGTATGGCACAAAATATAGTTTGGGACAGGTTTTTGATTTAAACCCGTCTAGATTTAAGAAGTAGTATGGAAGAAAAAAAACTAGACATTAATTCTATTATTGGGTTTATCCTAATCTTTGGAATACTTGTGTACATTATGTACACCAATCAGCCAACTCCAGAAGAGTTAGAAGCAGAAGAGCAAGCAAAACAAGCACAAGTAGAAGCCGAGAAGAAGGCTGCAGAAGCAACCGATACAAAAGTTGTCTCTTCAGAAGATTTTACCGCGCCTTCGCCTACAGACTCGTTAAAACTTGAAGCCTTAAAAGGAAAGCTAGGAGCGTTAGCGTATTCCTCTACCTTACCATCTGCAAAAGATGAAACAACATTGGTTGAAACCAGTTTGTTTGAATTAAAGTTTAGTAATAAAGGTGGCTACTTATCAGAAGTTAAGCTGAAAGAATTTGTTAATTACGATTCCATTCCTATTTATATAATTAAAGATGGCAATGCCGATTTTAATATCAATTTTGGAACATCTGATAACAGAACCTTAAATACTAGAGACCTTTATTTTGAACCATCGGTCACTAAAAATGGTGATAATACAGTGGTTTCCATGAAGCTTAAAGCCGGGTCAGATAAGTTTTTAGAATACCGTTACGAGCTTAAACCAGACGATTATATGATGGATTTTACCATCAGATCGCAAGGCATGAATAATGTAATTAATGGGTCTCAACCTATAGATTTAAATTGGGATTTAAAAACTTATCGTCATGCTAAAAGTATATCTTACGAAAATCGTTATACCGAATTGGTATACGAATACGATGGTGGCAAAGACAGTTATTTAGGGCAAAGCGAATTAAGTGACGATACCGAAGAATCGGTAACTTATGTGGCTTACAAGCAACATTTCTTTACATCAGTTTTATTAGCAGACGAGCCGTTTGCAACAGCCAACATGGTGTCTAAAAACTTAGTACAAGACGAAGAAATAGACACTTTATACACCAAAGCATTTTCTTCTAAATTACCTTTAGAAGTTAAAGGTGGCGAAATTAATAAAACAATGGATTTATACTTTGGGCCAAGCGATTACGAAGTATTAAGTAGTTATAATCGTAACCTTGATGAAATTATGCCACTAGGGTGGGGTATTTTTGGTTGGATTAATCGCTATGTATTTATTCCATTATTTAGCTTTTTAAGTGGTGTTTTTCCTTACGGAATTGCCATTATTGTTATGACAGTTTTAGTAAGAATTGCTATGTCACCTGTAACATACAAGTCATATGTGTCTCAGGCAAAAATGAGAATATTAAAGCCAGAAATTAACGAAATTAACGAGAAGTATAAAGATAATGCCATGAAAAAACAACAAGAAACCATGGCGTTATACAGTAAAGCTGGGGCGAGCCCGATGGCTGGATGTTTACCAGCACTAATGCAATTACCAGTGTTTTATGCCTTGTTTATGTTTTTTCCATCGGCATTTGTTTTAAGACAAAAACCGTTCCTTTGGGCAGAAGATTTATCTTCGTACGATACGATTGCTAAGCTACCATTTAACATTCCGTTTTATGGTGACCATGTAAGTTTGTTCCCTATTCTAGCATCTATAGCTATATTTATTTATATGAAAATGACCACAGGACAACAAATGGCTTCGCAACCAACGCAAGAAGGTATGCCAGATATGGGTAAAATGATGAAGTATATGATTTACTTCTCCCCATTAATGATGTTGTTCTTCTTTAATAACTATGCTTCAGGATTAAGTTTGTATTATTTTGTATCCAATTTAATTACTATTGGAATTATGCTAGTCATTAAAAACTATATCATTGACGAAGATAAAATACATGCCAAAATTCAGCAGAATAAGAAAAAGCCTAAAAAAGAAAATCGTTTCCAAAAGAAAATGAAAGAAATGATGGAACAGGCAGAACAACAAAAGAAAGCGCAACAACGAAAAAAATAAATGTAAAGCTGCCTTTTGGCAGCTTTTTTGTTATAATATTTTAAGAGTGTAACCGTTTTTAAAAGAAAAACAATTTATGTTCAAAACATTAACTATTATAGGTGGTGTATTCTTGCTATCAATAGCAACATTAATAGCTCAAGAAAAAGTAAATCAATTCGATGCTAATGGAAAACGCCATGGTGTTTGGAAAAAGAACTATAAAAACACCCATGTACTACGTTATGAAGGTGAGTTTAACCATGGTAAAGAAATAGGAACATTTAAGTTTTACAAAAATGTAAATAGCAAACCAAGTTTAACAGCTACTAGAACATTTAATGCGCAAAATAACATAGCAGAGGTGACTTTTTTTGCTTCAAATGGTAAAATTATAAGTCAAGGCAACATGCTTGGTAAAAAGCATATAGGAACTTGGAAATACTTTCATAATAATTCTAACCAAGTTATGACTATTGAAAATTATAATACTAATGGAAATCTTGAAGGAGAAAGTGTTGTTTACTACTTAA carries:
- the yidC gene encoding membrane protein insertase YidC, yielding MEEKKLDINSIIGFILIFGILVYIMYTNQPTPEELEAEEQAKQAQVEAEKKAAEATDTKVVSSEDFTAPSPTDSLKLEALKGKLGALAYSSTLPSAKDETTLVETSLFELKFSNKGGYLSEVKLKEFVNYDSIPIYIIKDGNADFNINFGTSDNRTLNTRDLYFEPSVTKNGDNTVVSMKLKAGSDKFLEYRYELKPDDYMMDFTIRSQGMNNVINGSQPIDLNWDLKTYRHAKSISYENRYTELVYEYDGGKDSYLGQSELSDDTEESVTYVAYKQHFFTSVLLADEPFATANMVSKNLVQDEEIDTLYTKAFSSKLPLEVKGGEINKTMDLYFGPSDYEVLSSYNRNLDEIMPLGWGIFGWINRYVFIPLFSFLSGVFPYGIAIIVMTVLVRIAMSPVTYKSYVSQAKMRILKPEINEINEKYKDNAMKKQQETMALYSKAGASPMAGCLPALMQLPVFYALFMFFPSAFVLRQKPFLWAEDLSSYDTIAKLPFNIPFYGDHVSLFPILASIAIFIYMKMTTGQQMASQPTQEGMPDMGKMMKYMIYFSPLMMLFFFNNYASGLSLYYFVSNLITIGIMLVIKNYIIDEDKIHAKIQQNKKKPKKENRFQKKMKEMMEQAEQQKKAQQRKK
- a CDS encoding OsmC family protein, whose amino-acid sequence is MTSKVTYLGSLRTKNEHLKSGETYITDAPTDNNGKGEAFSPTDTVATGLANCMLTVMGIKARDLNVDISGTTAEVTKTMASNPRRISRIDIVLTFPEVLNDNLKNILERTAVTCPVYYSLHPDIKKNISFNW
- a CDS encoding nuclear transport factor 2 family protein; translated protein: MTLESLIKKWFACWECGDLNNLPISKKFTHSSPFGTIESKQSYLELVNNNKDKFLNYKFTIHDTIYNKNKACVRYTATQEDFELDVSEWYYVKNNYIEKIIAYYHIGDIKEERLLNS
- a CDS encoding toxin-antitoxin system YwqK family antitoxin; translated protein: MFKTLTIIGGVFLLSIATLIAQEKVNQFDANGKRHGVWKKNYKNTHVLRYEGEFNHGKEIGTFKFYKNVNSKPSLTATRTFNAQNNIAEVTFFASNGKIISQGNMLGKKHIGTWKYFHNNSNQVMTIENYNTNGNLEGESVVYYLNGQIAEKSHFKEGKLHGQSLWYDEDGTLIKEYNYIHDELYGKANFYGPEGKLKLKGQYKNNRRDGVWTYYKKNGEIEKEEDFTRRSKNPYKQH
- a CDS encoding DUF3820 family protein, giving the protein MQPDKTFLIKLAHTKMPYGKYEGRYLIDLPEYYVVWYHSKGFPKGKLGDMLQTVYELKVNGLEHLIRNIQKQYPKL
- a CDS encoding SRPBCC family protein is translated as MTSFEGYIDINKPQKEVSKIFANPDNLIHYQDGFVKKELIRGEAGKAGAVSKMYYKYGKRDMVLTETIVKNELPNTFIANYHHKHMDNSLTSEFVVLNENKTRYKYYGSYTRISWVIPKLIAIFYPKLYRKQAEKWMTQFKNYVESR
- a CDS encoding CTP synthase, whose protein sequence is MTTTTKYIFVTGGVTSSLGKGIIAASLAKLLQAQGYRTTIQKLDPYINVDPGTLNPYEHGECYVTEDGAETDLDLGHYERFLNVNTSQANNVTTGRIYQSVIEKERRGEFLGKTVQVVPHITDEIKERIQILGKSGDYDIVITEIGGTVGDIESLPYIEAVRQLKWDLGDNNGIVIHLTLVPFLSAAGELKTKPTQHSVKTLMESGVQADVLVCRTEHELPEDLRTKLALFCNVREEAVIQSIDASTIYDVPNLMLNQGLDKVVLKKLALNSSKPDLTQWNQFLQRHKNPKAEITIGLIGKYVELQDSYKSILEAFIHAGAENEVKVNVEAIHSEHLDTKSVKEKLAHLNGVLVAPGFGERGIEGKIEAVRYVREHNIPFFGICLGMQMAVIEYARNVLKLQDANSTEMDPDTSHPVINLMEEQKHVEDKGGTMRLGAWACQLKENSIVKAVYNQDTITERHRHRFEFNNAYREQIEAAGMVPTGVNPDTGLVEVVEIPSHPWFVGVQYHPEYKSTVANPHPLFVAFVKAASEHKTK
- a CDS encoding LysM peptidoglycan-binding domain-containing protein, producing the protein MRQFLYLLTFFLLLSCGVSTTQAQNYKTHKVQQGETIEEIAKTYKVTPFDIYSLNPDAKKGLEVNSVLIIPNSRISTGNNTGATKELIGFKEHKTRRKETLYSISKAYNLEIDDIKKHNTFLYANNLRKGDKLKIPVYKTVKDNTTTPKEEAANNSKTRDYTVLPKEGKWRIAYKFGITIADLEALNPEMGEVLDEGQVIQVPNLALEDEKEIDHRYSYYTVQPKEGFYRLKVKLGLSQEELETLNPELKESGLKNGMILKVPYQASLQDTNNTIVENQIDLTDSISFGTKRIVFMLPFQLNKVVSDSIADNKQQLAKNPFLKTSLDFYEGALIALDSLKTMGLSLNINVYDTKNQLSEVMQILRSEDLENTDAVIGPLMPNNLNKVASELKSSNTPVISPITKNVQLYENVFQSRPSEDLLRDKVVSYFQKDTTYTNMIIISDAKHTKVNNDLKATFPRASQVFSRKNKEGEEAYFVYDADITDKLKPGKNIVFLESDNPGLVSNVTSKLNAYTNVDGKTIVLATTNMNSAFENDNVSNYHLSNLNFHFPALAKSYDSENHNSFVKAYEKRFGITPNKIAVRGFDITMDVVLRLASYDDLYESVNNAPLTEYVENKFAYKKKLFGGYYNNTVYLVKYDDLKVIEVE